Part of the bacterium genome is shown below.
TCCCGCTGATCCAGGCGGTGGTCCTGTTCACCGCGGCCGTCTTCGTCGCGGTCAACTTTCTCGTCGACATGCTGTATCTCGCGATCGATCCCCGTGTGCAGTACGCGTGAGCGCGTGGCGCCGGCGCGGCGGCAGCCTCAGCGCCGGCGCGTCCCTGGCGTTTCTCGCGCTGCTCGTGGCCGCGACGATCGCCGCGCCGCGGCTCGGGCTGCCGGATCCCAACGCGACGGACCTCACCAGGGCGATGCTCACGCCGGCGTGGTTCTCGGGGGCGGCCGGGCACGCCGTCTTGGGCACGGATCCGCTCGGCCGCGACGTGCTGGGCCGGCTCGTCTACGGCGGCCGCATCTCGCTCCTCGTGGGCTTCGCGACCGCGCTCATCGCCGGCGTGCTCGGGATCGCGGCCGGCCTGGTGTCGGGCTACTACGGCGGCTTCGCCGACACGCTGCTGATGAGCCTGGCCGACGTGCAGCTCGGCGTGCCGGTGATTCTCTTGATGCTCGGCGTGATCGCGGTGGTCGGGCCCGGCCTCTGGAACCTGATCGCGGTATTGGGGATCACCGGGTGGGTGTTATTCGCGCGGATCACGCGCAGCGAGGTGCTGGCGCTGCGCGCCACCGCGTTCGTCGAAGTGGCTCGCTCGACGGGCGCCACGCACGCGCGCGTCCTCTGGAAGCACATCCTGCCGAACGTCGTGCAGTCCAGCATCGTGCTGGCGACGTTCACAGTTCCCCAGATGATTTTGACCGAGGCCGCGCTGAGCTTCCTCGGGCTCGGCGTGCAGCCGCCGACGGCGACCTGGGGCAGCATGATCGCGGACGGCCGCCGGTATCTGCTGGTCGGCGTGTGGTGGCCGACCTTCTTCCCCGGGGTGATGCTGTTCGGCACGGTGATGAGCATCAATCTGGTGGGCGACTGGCTGCGCGTGCGGCTCGATCCGCGGAGCCGCTGAGTCCCGGGGGGTAGGACGTCGGCGTCCCGGGCGGAAGCCTACTACGGTCGCGCGTTCGCGCATGTCTCGCCGGAGAGGTCGGTGGTCATGAAGCGCAAGAACTACAACGGCTATCAGTCGTTTCAGTACCTCGAGCCCGGGGCCGACTACAAACCGTTCAAGCTTGCCAAGCAGCTCGGCCGCGTGCCGTCGTCGCCGTATCCGGTCACGGCGGCGGAAGAGGCCCGCGTTCAGCGGCTCTTCGAGGACAACGTCGTCATCTCGCTCCACGAGCACTGCTTCGTGGCGCCGGAGAACCTCAACGAGATCTGGGAGTTCCGGCGGTGGGGCCGCGACTGGACCGGGTACGAAGGCCTGGCCGTGTCAGGGCTGGACGCGGTCTTCGACAACCTGATGGACGGCACGGCGTTCATCACGTCGCGGGCGGGCTGGAAGTGGGACGACGTGCTGACCGACCTCGGGCTGCGCCTGTCCGACATCGCGCACCAGGACATGGTAATCCAGTGCCGCACCGTCGCCGACATCCACCGCGCCAAGGCCGACGGCCAGATCGCGTTCGTCCCGAGCCTCGAGTGCATCACGATGGTCGAAAACGAACTGGACCGCCTCGACATCCTCTACGGGTTCGGCGTGCGCAACATGGGCATCGCCTACAGCGAGGGCAACGGGGCCGGGGCCGGCCTGCGCGAAGCGCGGGACGGAGGCCTTACCCAGTTCGGCCGCCAGGCGGTGCGGCGGATGAACAAGCTCGGCGTCGTGATCGACGTGTCCCACAGCGGCGATCAGACGAGCCTCGACACGATCGAGACGAGCGAGGATCCGATCTTCATCACCCACGCCGGCGCCCGCGCGCTGTGGAACACCAAGCGGCTCAAGCCCGACGACGTGCTCAAGGCCTGCGCGGCGAAGGGCGGGGTGATCGGGATCGAGGCGGCGCCGCACACGACCCTGACCAAGAAGCATCCGCGCCACAACATCGAAGGGTTCATGGAGCACTTCGAGTACGCGGCCGAGCTGGTCGGGATCGACCACGTCGCTTTCGGCCCGGATTCGCTGTTCGGCGACCACGTGGGGCTGCATCACGTGTTTGCGAGTCAGCTGTCGATCTCGAGCGCCCACGGCACGCGGGACTTCGAGGAAGTCGAGTACGTCGACGGGCTCGAAAACCCCGCGGAGTGCCTCTGGAACATCACGCGCTGGCTGGTCAAGCACGGCTACTCCGACGCCGACATCGCGAAGGCGATCGGCGGCAACGTGCTGCGGGTGCTCGAGCAGGTGTGGGTCTAGCGGAGATCAGACGGGGGTGGGCGGTATGTTC
Proteins encoded:
- a CDS encoding ABC transporter permease, yielding MSAWRRRGGSLSAGASLAFLALLVAATIAAPRLGLPDPNATDLTRAMLTPAWFSGAAGHAVLGTDPLGRDVLGRLVYGGRISLLVGFATALIAGVLGIAAGLVSGYYGGFADTLLMSLADVQLGVPVILLMLGVIAVVGPGLWNLIAVLGITGWVLFARITRSEVLALRATAFVEVARSTGATHARVLWKHILPNVVQSSIVLATFTVPQMILTEAALSFLGLGVQPPTATWGSMIADGRRYLLVGVWWPTFFPGVMLFGTVMSINLVGDWLRVRLDPRSR
- a CDS encoding membrane dipeptidase, with the translated sequence MKRKNYNGYQSFQYLEPGADYKPFKLAKQLGRVPSSPYPVTAAEEARVQRLFEDNVVISLHEHCFVAPENLNEIWEFRRWGRDWTGYEGLAVSGLDAVFDNLMDGTAFITSRAGWKWDDVLTDLGLRLSDIAHQDMVIQCRTVADIHRAKADGQIAFVPSLECITMVENELDRLDILYGFGVRNMGIAYSEGNGAGAGLREARDGGLTQFGRQAVRRMNKLGVVIDVSHSGDQTSLDTIETSEDPIFITHAGARALWNTKRLKPDDVLKACAAKGGVIGIEAAPHTTLTKKHPRHNIEGFMEHFEYAAELVGIDHVAFGPDSLFGDHVGLHHVFASQLSISSAHGTRDFEEVEYVDGLENPAECLWNITRWLVKHGYSDADIAKAIGGNVLRVLEQVWV